The proteins below come from a single Cannabis sativa cultivar Pink pepper isolate KNU-18-1 chromosome 3, ASM2916894v1, whole genome shotgun sequence genomic window:
- the LOC133035785 gene encoding uncharacterized protein LOC133035785 produces the protein MNFVKALIHYGGEWNESNCYSNYKVAGVHIPENCSLFDLGNLIKNEINTTWDNVEISYQVTKSEPPIKMLTNNSVLFYIDLKKSCNSILELPLCIEECYYTSFQNTVTNHELIQTHYQHSEKNQAAIHNMGIGSLVLQARTIIESEIFEDGTSSNHNSRRLADYTNEVADFIIEETTRNKRKREEDKTIIETHKLQTLVEGQLFKDKKMFKSGLCYYAMINNFQFRTKRSEPREYVVTCVDENCKWYVRASTFKHTEYFKVRKYVKEHTCSLEVIMEDHRQANCNVIGELIKTKFTTIKRVHTPNDIMKDMLDDYGVSMSYSKAWRSREKAIELVRGKTDESYQQLPMYLHMLKVANPGTITSLTTDDKDRFKYLYLAYAHSIKGWQHCRPIIVVDGTFMKSSYRGTLFTASTMDASNNIFPLAFGVGDSENDEAWEYFFTKLKETYGERKDLVIISDRHQSIENAVQTVYPNVFHGACIFHLLNNIKANLHIHGDDLTINFVKAAKAYTLVGFEYYMAALDKIDARIRPYLEKVGYHTWARSHSPKRRYTMMTSNIAESINAANKAARNLPITLMLECIRSVVQKWVWTNGNEANGTFTAISSEAEAVLRENYLKSTKFEVRQCNTIFSEVIEERGTYIVNIQEKTCTCRRFQEDEVPCSHALAVIAKKRLNCYEFCSAYYKTETMKATYAETVYPLPHEDEWSLPEELDILVLPPKGKIPPGRPRRRRIRARGEPRVVMKCGRCGKSGHNRKTCRNPPMEKPHKPRE, from the exons ATGAATTTTGTTAAAGCATTAATTCATTATGGAGGAGAGTGGAATGAAAGTAACTGCTACTCAAATTACAAAGTGGCTGGTGTACATATTCCAGAGAATTGTTCATTATTTGATCTTGGAAATTTGatcaaaaatgaaataaacactACTTGGGACAATGTTGAGATCTCATACCAAGTAACTAAAAGTGAGCCACCGATAAAGATGTTGACTAACAACTCGGTGCTTTTTTACATAGACTTGAAGAAGAGTTGCAATTCTATACTTGAGTTACCATTGTGCATAGAAGAATGTTATTATACTTCATTCCAAAATACG GTTACTAATCATGAATTGATCCAAACACATTACCAACATTCAGAAAAAAATCAAGCTGCAATACACAACATGGGGATTGGTTCCTTGGTACTACAAGCaagaacaataattgaaagtgAGATATTTGAAGATGGTACCTCAAGTAACCATAATTCCAGAAGACTTGCTGATTATACTAATGAAGTTGCTGACTTCATCATTGAAGAAACTAcaagaaacaaaagaaaaagggaAGAAGATAAGACAATCATTGAAACTCACAAGTTGCAAACATTAGTAGAAGGACAACTTTTCAAAGATAAAAAAATGTTCAAATCTGGACTTTGCTACTATGCCATGATCAACAACTTTCAATTTAGAACAAAGAGATCAGAACCAAGAGAGTATGTTGTCACTTGTGTGGATGAGAACTGTAAATGGTATGTTAGAGCTTCTACATTCAAACATACTGAATATTTCAAAGTTAGGAAGTATGTGAAAGAGCACACATGCTCATTGGAAGTCATCATGGAGGATCATAGACAAGCAAATTGCAATGTCATTGGAGAGCTCATCAAGACAAAATTTACGACAATCAAGAGAGTGCACACACCAAATGATATCATGAAAGATATGCTTGATGATTATGGAGTATCTATGAGTTACTCAAAAGCTTGGAGATCAAGAGAAAAAGCTATAGAATTGGTAAGAGGAAAGACAGATGAATCATACCAACAGTTACCAATGTATCTTCATATGTTAAAAGTAGCAAATCCTGGAACCATTACTAGCTTGACCACAGATGACAAAGATCGATTCAAATACTTGTATCTAGCCTATGCACATTCCATCAAAGGATGGCAACATTGTAGACCAATTATTGTCGTTGATGGAACCTTCATGAAATCTTCATATCGAGGCACATTGTTCACAGCATCTACAATGGATGCAAGTAACAATATTTTTCCATTAGCATTTGGTGTTGGCGATTCAGAGAATGATGAAGCTTGGGAATATTTCTTCACAAAGCTCAAAGAAACATATGGAGAACGTAAAG ATCTAGTAATCATATCTGATAGACATCAAAGCATCGAAAATGCTGTTCAAACAGTATACCCTAATGTCTTCCATGGAGCATGCATTTTTCATCTACTTAACAACATTAAGGCCAATCTTCATATCCATGGAGATGATTTGACTATAAACTTTGTTAAAGCAGCAAAAGCATATACATTGGTTGGGTTTGAGTACTATATGGCTGCTCTTGACAAAATAGATGCCCGTATAAGGCCTTACTTAGAAAAAGTAGGTTACCATACATGGGCGAGATCTCACTCACCAAAAAGGAGATATACCATGATGACATCAAATATAGCGGAGTCTATTAATGCAGCAAATAAAGCGGCAAGGAATTTGCCAATAACCTTAATGTTGGAATGCATAAGAAGCGTTGTACAAAAATGGGTTTGGACTAATGGAAATGAGGCGAATGGAACCTTTACAGCGATATCATCAGAAGCTGAAGCTGTATTGAGAGAGAACTATCTAAAATCTACTAAATTTGAG GTGAGACAATGCAACACTATTTTTTCAGAAGTGATTGAAGAAAGAGGAACTTATATAGTCAATATTCAAGAGAAAACATGCACATGTAGAAGGTTTCAAGAAGATGAAGTACCATGTTCACATGCACTTGCTGTCATTGCAAAAAAAAGGCTAAATTGCTATGAGTTTTGTTCTGCTTACTACAAAACTGAAACAATGAAAGCAACTTATGCAGAAACAGTTTATCCTTTGCCACATGAGGATGAATGGAGTCTACCAGAAGAATTGGACATACTTGTCCTACCTCCAAAAGGAAAAATTCCTCCCGGTAGACCAAGGAGGAGAAGGATAAGAGCACGGGGAGAGCCAAGAGTGGTTATGAAGTGTGGACGATGTGGCAAATCAGGTCATAATAGAAAAACGTGCAGAAACCCACCTATGGAGAAGCCACACAAGCCAAGAGAATGA